TGCTCGACGGCACCGTGCCGACCGTCAGCCTGGTGACCGACGCGCTCGCGTCGTACGCCGTGCGCCAGCGGCAGCGCACCGCCGCCTACGCCTACGTCGTGCGCGACGACGCGATCCTGCTGACCCGCACCTCCGACCTCGCCCCCGACCCCGGGACCTGGCACCTGCCGGGTGGCGGGATCGACCACGGCGAGTCGCCCGCCGACACCATCCGCCGCGAGCTGTGGGAGGAGTGCGGGCTCGAGGGGGAGGCCGGCGAGCTGCTGACCGTGCTCGACCACCACTTCACCGGCACCGCGCCCAACGGGCGCGAGGAGGACTTCCACGCGATCGGGATCATCTACCGCGCCGAGGTCGGGCCGGGGGAGCCGCACGTCGTGGAGGAGGACGGCACGACCGACCTCGCCGCGTGGGTGCCGCTGGCCGACGTGGCCGAGCGCAGGATCAAGGTCTACGGCTCGGTCCGGGCCGCCATCGAGGCGGCCGGCGATAACGTGTCGGCGTGAGCCCGGAGCACAGCGAGACCGTCTTCACCTACGCCGCCCCCGCCCTCAAGTTCGGGCGGGGTGCCGCCGCCGAGGTCGGGTACGACGTCCGTGACTGGGGCGCGCGTCGTGCCCTCCTGGTCACCGACCCGGGGGTGCTGGCCGCCGGCCACGCCGAGACGGTCGCGGCCTCGCTGCGCACCCACGGCGTCGAGGTCCTCACCTACGCCGGCGCGCGGGTGGAGCCGACCGACGCCTCCCTGGAGGAGGCGGTCGCGTTCGCCCGCGGCGAGGGTCCGTTCGACGCGGTGGTGGCCGTCGGTGGCGGCTCCGCGATCGACACCGCGAAGGCGGTCGCGCTGCTCGTGACAAACCCGGGCGAGCTGATGGACTACGTCAACGCGCCCATCGGCAAGGCACGGGCCCCTCAGCAGCCGGTGCTGCCGCTGGCCGCCGTACCGACCACGACCGGGACCGGCGCGGAGTCGACCACGATCTGCGTGATGGACGTGCTGGCGCTCAAGGTGAAGACCGGCATCAGCCACCCCGCGCTGCGCCCGCGCCTGGCCGTCGTCGACCCGGCGCTGTCGGCGACCCAGCCCGCGGGCGTGATCGCGGCGGCCGGGATGGACATCCTGTGCCACGCGCTGGAGAGCTACACCGCCCGTTGGTACGGCGAGTTCCCGGCCAAGGAGCCGCAGCAGCGGGTGCCGTACTGCGGCTCGAACCCGATCGCGGACCTGTGGTCGGAGAAGGCGATGGGGATGCTGTCGGGGGCGTTCCGGGCCGCTGTACGCGCGGCGCGCGAGGGCGACGACGGCGGCGAGGCGGCCGAGCAGATGGCGCTCGCGGCGACCTTCGCCGGCCTCGGGTTCGGCAACGCGGGCGTGCACATCCCGCACGCCAACGCCTACCCGATCGCCGGCCGGGTCCGCGACTTCCGCCCCGCCGACTACCCGCAGGACGAGGCGATGGTGCCGCACGGCATGGCCGTCGCGCTCACGGCGCCGGAGGCGTTCCGGTTCACCTTCGACGCCGCGCCCGAGCGGCACCTGCGCGCCGCGCAGCTGCTCTCGCCGGGGGTCTCCGGCTCGGACGCCTCGGTGCTCCCGGGCGTGATCGCGTCGTTGATGCGCGACATCGGGATCCCCAACGGCCTGGCCGAGGTCGGCTACGGCGCCGGCGACGTCGACGCGCTGGTCGAGGGCGCCCTCCAGCAGCAGCGGCTGCTCGCCACCGCGCCCAAGGAGGTGGCCGGCGAGGACCTGGCCACGATCATGACAGCCTCGCTCGAGCACTGGTGATCGTGGCCGGCGGAGCCCGCCACCGTAGGATTGCCGGGTGAACCCCCGTCACCGCCGCCTGATCATCCCGGCCGCGCTGGTGGCACTCCTGCTCATCGTCCTCGTGACGTCCCTGGTCAAGTGAGCAGCGGGTCCCTCGACGAGGCGCTGGCGCGGGTCCGGGCGGACCTGCTGGCCGACGAGCGCCTGGTGCGGGCCGTCGCGTCGGGGCGCCGCAAGGCCGCCGTGCCCCCGTGGCGCCGGGTCGAGCTGCGGTGGGTGGACCTCAAGGCGGGGCGGCACCTCCAGGTCGTCCGGTACGACGCCACCCAGGCGCACACGGCCAACCACCTGCGCGGAGAGGCGGCCGAGCAGGCCGTCGACGCGCTGCTGGCCGAGCCGTTCGGCAACTGGACCGTCGAGACCGCGCAGCAGCAGCTCAGCCTGCGGGTGACCAAGAAGGGCGCCGCGCTGGTGCACACGGCGCAGCGGTCGGGAGAGGTGCCGGCCGAGCGGGGGCACGACCGGGCCAAGGAGCGGCTGCTGCCCGGGGACGACCCGGTGTTCGCCGCGCTCGGGCTGGCCGACGCGCAGGGCCGGATCAAGCCGAGCCGGATGGCGAAGTACCGCCAGGTCGAGGACTTCCTGCGGATCCTGGACCGCTCGGTCACCGAGGCGATCGCGAAGAGCCGGCTGCGCAGGCCGACGCCGGACGAGCCGCTGCGGGTGGTCGACCTGGGCTGCGGCAACGGCTACCTCACCTTCGCCGCGCAGCGCTACCTCAGCGAGCGGCGCGGCCTCCCCGTGCGGGTCACCGG
This genomic interval from Nocardioides kongjuensis contains the following:
- a CDS encoding NUDIX domain-containing protein translates to MGQRVQRLAAYAVIVRGDQILLSRLAERVTKRELWSLPGGGVDHGEDPRDAVVREVYEETGLHAEVGETAHVHSLHVADSWRRGRRVDAHSVRIVYEGWVPADAPEPHVTEVDGSTAEAAWKPIPAVLDGTVPTVSLVTDALASYAVRQRQRTAAYAYVVRDDAILLTRTSDLAPDPGTWHLPGGGIDHGESPADTIRRELWEECGLEGEAGELLTVLDHHFTGTAPNGREEDFHAIGIIYRAEVGPGEPHVVEEDGTTDLAAWVPLADVAERRIKVYGSVRAAIEAAGDNVSA
- a CDS encoding iron-containing alcohol dehydrogenase, with the translated sequence MSPEHSETVFTYAAPALKFGRGAAAEVGYDVRDWGARRALLVTDPGVLAAGHAETVAASLRTHGVEVLTYAGARVEPTDASLEEAVAFARGEGPFDAVVAVGGGSAIDTAKAVALLVTNPGELMDYVNAPIGKARAPQQPVLPLAAVPTTTGTGAESTTICVMDVLALKVKTGISHPALRPRLAVVDPALSATQPAGVIAAAGMDILCHALESYTARWYGEFPAKEPQQRVPYCGSNPIADLWSEKAMGMLSGAFRAAVRAAREGDDGGEAAEQMALAATFAGLGFGNAGVHIPHANAYPIAGRVRDFRPADYPQDEAMVPHGMAVALTAPEAFRFTFDAAPERHLRAAQLLSPGVSGSDASVLPGVIASLMRDIGIPNGLAEVGYGAGDVDALVEGALQQQRLLATAPKEVAGEDLATIMTASLEHW
- a CDS encoding methyltransferase yields the protein MSSGSLDEALARVRADLLADERLVRAVASGRRKAAVPPWRRVELRWVDLKAGRHLQVVRYDATQAHTANHLRGEAAEQAVDALLAEPFGNWTVETAQQQLSLRVTKKGAALVHTAQRSGEVPAERGHDRAKERLLPGDDPVFAALGLADAQGRIKPSRMAKYRQVEDFLRILDRSVTEAIAKSRLRRPTPDEPLRVVDLGCGNGYLTFAAQRYLSERRGLPVRVTGVDVKEQSRDHNASVARELGIDATFVAGTIGEAQLEQAPDVVLALHACDTATDDALARAVEWGAPLVLAAPCCHHDIAAQLRRTEPPAPYAALVRDGILRERFADTLTDTLRALLLRRAGYRVDVMEFVDSQHTPRNTLLRAVRGGAAADDGEYDALVAAWGVRPRLGELLG